Proteins encoded by one window of Crassostrea angulata isolate pt1a10 chromosome 9, ASM2561291v2, whole genome shotgun sequence:
- the LOC128163937 gene encoding uncharacterized protein LOC128163937, with protein sequence MPPKRTSQARAKPSTVSKQKKRRTSMNLEVVSPALSPDVLETITAQVTQRVTATIRDELTTLINNINSNSASNSQGSISINPLGASNNDDNDGLVRESRYLDNAIQHSVEAVVVDHTEKIAGKCPTGFVSTAVPIDARVSDQTKSKIWSNQYIEFASLLSKDKQKKGKLSIQVEDGDSPGKLTIHQVENDSQSEVTLSSMHDWLTAWNRFAAIYCIRYPEQQAKLAKHLESVRDIADAKGNWKAYDTDFRMLVAQGQVSWGDVHMELYVNARLTTALSSKPNKSQKDMSYSSMPRGVCFQYHSGKHCSAGLSCRFQHRCYNCGGSHPFIQCTKQAKQPFRIMQRYQNQTGSTNTGKQYNQSKSFGTSKQGPNTNQGK encoded by the coding sequence ATGCCACCAAAAAGAACAAGCCAAGCTCGCGCAAAACCATCAACTGTCTCAAAACAAAAGAAACGCAGGACATCAATGAACTTGGAAGTGGTGTCGCCAGCTTTATCCCCCGATGTACTGGAAACCATCACAGCACAGGTGACCCAGCGGGTGACGGCCACAATTAGAGACGAGTTGACAACGCTGATAAACAACATTAACAGCAACAGTGCTTCAAATTCTCAGGGGAGTATTAGTATAAACCCTCTAGGGGCATCTAACAACGATGATAATGACGGGTTGGTAAGAGAATCTAGATATCTGGACAACGCTATTCAACACTCAGTTGAAGCGGTAGTTGTGGATCACACTGAGAAAATCGCTGGTAAGTGTCCGACAGGTTTTGTTAGTACAGCAGTACCAATTGATGCAAGGGTATCGGATCAAACTAAATCAAAAATTTGGTCAAACCAGTATATAGAATTTGCAAGCCTTTTGTCGAAagacaaacaaaagaaaggtaagTTATCTATTCAGGTCGAAGATGGTGACAGTCCAGGCAAGCTTACAATCCACCAGGTAGAGAATGATTCCCAAAGCGAGGTAACTCTCTCATCCATGCATGACTGGCTTACAGCATGGAATAGATTTGCTGCAATTTATTGTATTAGATACCCAGAACAACAAGCTAAATTAGCTAAACATTTAGAATCAGTCAGAGATATTGCAGATGCCAAGGGCAATTGGAAAGCTTATGACACCGATTTTAGGATGCTTGTTGCCCAAGGACAAGTTTCATGGGGTGATGTACACATGGAGTTATATGTTAATGCCAGACTGACGACAGCTCTATCTTCAAAACCTAACAAAAGTCAGAAAGATATGTCATATAGCTCTATGCCAAGAGGTGTCTGTTTCCAGTACCATTCAGGTAAGCATTGTTCAGCAGGCTTGTCTTGTCGCTTCCAACACAGATGTTATAACTGCGGCGGGTCACACCCTTTTATTCAATGTACAAAGCAAGCCAAGCAGCCCTTTCGGATCATGCAGAGGTATCAAAACCAAACAGGTAGTACAAATACAGGGAAACAATATAACCAATCAAAATCATTTGGTACATCCAAGCAAGGGCCCAACACCAATCAAGGTAAATAG